From Chryseobacterium wanjuense, one genomic window encodes:
- the hutI gene encoding imidazolonepropionase translates to MKLIGPFKQVVTLANLPLRGKLSDDQLEIIADGGILVDNNTIQKVGNFETLKSENQNIEIESIEGEQIVLPAFVDSHTHICFGGNRANDFAMRNAGKTYLEIAESGGGIWSSVQHTRNASEEELLKTILKRIDFLIALGITTIEIKSGYGLDVANELKMLRIIKKAQEQTKATLVPTCLSAHLKPRDFDGSNEEYLQYILTEILPKVKKENLAKRVDIFIEKSAFQPEESKGFLLKTKDLGFEITVHADQFTPGSSRIAVEVGAQSADHLEATIDEDIEFLAQSNTVATALPGASLGLGEKFTPARKLLDAGAILAIASDWNPGSAPMGNLVTQASILATFEKLTTAEVLAGMTFRSAFALGLEDRGKLENGLKADFVTFKTNNFQNVLYNQGSLKAERVYIDGNKVLK, encoded by the coding sequence ATGAAACTTATAGGCCCCTTCAAGCAAGTCGTAACACTTGCCAACCTTCCTTTAAGAGGAAAACTTTCTGACGATCAACTTGAAATTATTGCAGATGGAGGAATTTTAGTTGATAACAATACCATTCAAAAAGTCGGAAATTTTGAAACATTAAAATCGGAAAATCAAAATATAGAAATCGAATCTATTGAAGGCGAACAAATCGTTCTTCCAGCTTTCGTTGATTCCCACACGCACATCTGCTTTGGTGGAAACCGGGCAAATGACTTTGCCATGCGCAATGCCGGGAAAACATACCTTGAAATCGCAGAAAGCGGAGGCGGAATCTGGAGTTCCGTTCAGCATACAAGAAACGCATCGGAAGAAGAATTATTAAAAACGATTTTAAAAAGAATTGATTTTTTAATCGCTTTGGGAATCACAACTATTGAAATAAAAAGCGGTTACGGTTTAGATGTAGCTAATGAGCTGAAAATGCTTCGAATCATTAAAAAAGCACAGGAACAGACGAAAGCTACTTTGGTTCCGACCTGTCTTTCGGCACATTTGAAGCCGAGAGATTTTGATGGTAGCAATGAAGAATATTTACAATATATTTTAACTGAAATTTTGCCTAAAGTAAAAAAAGAAAATCTAGCAAAACGCGTTGATATTTTCATTGAAAAATCAGCATTTCAGCCGGAAGAAAGTAAGGGTTTTTTGCTTAAAACTAAAGATTTAGGTTTTGAAATTACTGTTCATGCAGATCAGTTCACGCCGGGAAGTTCAAGAATTGCTGTGGAAGTGGGAGCGCAATCTGCAGACCATTTGGAAGCAACCATTGATGAGGATATCGAGTTTTTGGCACAATCAAATACGGTGGCGACGGCTCTTCCGGGGGCGAGTTTAGGATTGGGAGAAAAGTTTACTCCGGCAAGAAAATTATTGGATGCAGGAGCCATTTTAGCAATTGCGAGTGACTGGAATCCGGGTTCTGCTCCGATGGGAAATCTCGTTACTCAGGCTTCTATTTTAGCAACATTCGAAAAATTGACTACTGCTGAAGTTTTAGCGGGAATGACTTTCCGTTCGGCTTTTGCGTTGGGATTGGAAGACAGAGGAAAATTGGAAAATGGGTTGAAGGCGGATTTTGTAACTTTTAAAACGAATAATTTCCAAAATGTTTTGTATAATCAGGGAAGCTTGAAGGCAGAGCGTGTTTATATTGATGGGAATAAAGTTTTAAAATAA
- a CDS encoding GIY-YIG nuclease family protein: MFELNEGIYKFYVYILTNKNRTVLYTGVTGNLHQRLKEHVNKINPTSFTAKYNTCFLIYYEKFGWIQQAIEREKEIKLLKRNYKFELIRNVNPNLEFLNHLFQQAV, from the coding sequence ATGTTTGAATTAAATGAAGGTATTTATAAATTTTACGTATATATTTTAACCAACAAAAACAGAACAGTTTTATATACAGGCGTTACAGGAAATTTACATCAAAGATTAAAGGAACATGTAAATAAAATTAATCCGACTAGTTTTACCGCAAAATATAATACTTGTTTTCTAATTTATTATGAAAAATTTGGTTGGATACAACAAGCTATAGAAAGAGAAAAAGAGATAAAACTTTTAAAAAGAAACTATAAATTTGAGTTGATAAGAAATGTAAATCCTAATTTGGAATTTTTAAATCACCTTTTTCAACAAGCCGTTTAG
- the hutG gene encoding formimidoylglutamase has protein sequence MNNNIWQGRLDGEELLYHRIFQRVREESNYDTISTNDFVLHGFAVDEGVRRNKGRQGAKDAPDIIRKNMSNFPVILPDFSLLDFGNITCDDGNLEETQNNLAKNVSKVLLKGGKSLVLGGGHEVTYAHYLGIKTAFPEQKIGIINIDAHFDNRQPENGIGASSGTGFWQIAQEGEINSLHIGIQRNSNTLKLFDTAHQYGMKYILADELFFENLPSIYQRIDELLNSVDYVYLTICMDVFNVSIAPGVSASAYNGIFADATFMHLYRHILKNEKLLALDVAEVNPAYDIQDRTARLAACLMNEWFMIMP, from the coding sequence ATGAACAACAATATCTGGCAGGGAAGATTAGACGGTGAAGAACTTCTTTACCACAGAATATTTCAGAGAGTAAGAGAAGAAAGTAACTACGATACGATTTCAACTAATGATTTCGTTTTACACGGATTTGCAGTAGATGAGGGCGTTAGAAGGAATAAAGGGAGACAGGGTGCAAAAGATGCTCCGGATATCATCAGGAAAAATATGTCTAATTTTCCGGTGATTCTTCCTGATTTTTCATTGCTTGATTTTGGAAATATCACCTGTGACGACGGAAATTTGGAGGAAACCCAAAACAATCTTGCGAAAAATGTTTCTAAAGTTCTGTTGAAAGGCGGAAAGTCGCTGGTTTTAGGAGGAGGGCATGAAGTGACGTATGCTCATTATTTGGGTATAAAAACTGCTTTTCCTGAACAGAAAATAGGGATCATCAATATTGATGCTCATTTCGATAACAGACAACCCGAAAATGGAATAGGAGCAAGCTCAGGAACAGGATTCTGGCAGATCGCGCAGGAAGGTGAAATTAATTCTTTACATATCGGAATTCAAAGAAATTCCAACACCTTGAAATTATTTGATACAGCCCACCAATACGGAATGAAATATATCCTTGCCGATGAGCTTTTCTTTGAAAATTTACCATCAATTTACCAACGGATTGATGAATTGCTGAATAGTGTAGATTACGTCTATTTAACGATTTGTATGGATGTTTTTAATGTTTCAATTGCACCGGGAGTTTCAGCTTCTGCATACAATGGGATTTTTGCTGATGCGACATTTATGCATCTTTACAGGCATATTTTAAAGAATGAAAAACTTTTGGCGCTGGATGTGGCGGAAGTTAATCCTGCTTATGATATCCAGGACAGGACAGCAAGACTGGCGGCATGTCTTATGAATGAATGGTTTATGATAATGCCATGA
- a CDS encoding aldehyde dehydrogenase family protein, translated as MEQSIENKLIKADKTFSEWKKVPFEDKQKLIAKAAEVIKANSEKFGRIITSEMNKPISQSIAEIEKSALMMNYYADAENILKPEKIDSEFGYSEIHYAPKGVILGVMPWNFPFWQVLRFAIPTILAGNTVVLKHASICFGSGNAIEEIFLEAGFPEGVFQNLEVGHKVVKEILEHKTVKGVSLTGSEKAGGEVASIAGLNIKKSLLELGGSDAFLVLDDADLDEAARVGAWARLQNCGQSCIAAKRFIIEEKIEDVFLPKFIEEYKKFVAADPMDKETKLGGMARPDLADELEKQFQKALENGAEIIIPLERISSNEFKPGLIRVKEGNPILQEEFFGPLGMVMVAKNDEEALQMANDIPFGLSNSVWTKDINRQLFFVENLESGTVSVNKMTSSDPRFPFGGTKTSGYGTELSLLALKEFVTAKMIVGN; from the coding sequence ATGGAACAATCAATTGAAAATAAACTTATTAAAGCAGATAAGACATTTTCAGAATGGAAAAAAGTACCATTCGAAGACAAACAAAAACTTATTGCAAAAGCTGCTGAAGTTATAAAAGCAAATTCCGAAAAGTTTGGCAGGATCATCACATCGGAAATGAATAAACCAATTTCCCAGTCGATCGCTGAAATTGAAAAATCTGCTTTAATGATGAATTATTATGCAGATGCCGAGAATATTTTAAAGCCTGAAAAAATAGATTCTGAATTTGGCTATTCCGAAATTCATTATGCTCCCAAAGGGGTAATTTTAGGTGTAATGCCTTGGAATTTTCCTTTCTGGCAGGTTCTGAGATTTGCTATTCCTACAATTTTAGCGGGTAATACGGTAGTTCTAAAACATGCTTCCATTTGTTTCGGTAGTGGAAATGCTATTGAAGAAATCTTTTTAGAAGCAGGTTTCCCAGAAGGTGTTTTCCAAAATCTTGAGGTAGGACATAAGGTAGTGAAAGAAATTCTTGAACACAAAACAGTAAAAGGAGTAAGTCTCACGGGAAGCGAAAAAGCAGGAGGTGAAGTAGCATCTATTGCCGGTCTGAATATCAAAAAATCTTTGCTTGAGTTAGGAGGAAGTGATGCTTTTCTCGTTCTGGATGATGCAGATCTTGATGAAGCGGCAAGAGTAGGAGCTTGGGCAAGACTTCAGAATTGCGGCCAAAGTTGTATTGCTGCAAAGAGATTTATTATTGAAGAAAAAATAGAGGATGTTTTTCTTCCGAAATTTATTGAAGAATATAAGAAATTTGTTGCTGCCGACCCGATGGACAAAGAAACTAAGCTTGGTGGTATGGCAAGACCCGACTTAGCAGATGAGTTGGAAAAACAATTCCAAAAAGCATTGGAAAACGGTGCGGAGATCATTATTCCTCTGGAAAGAATTTCAAGCAATGAATTCAAGCCAGGATTGATCAGGGTGAAAGAAGGTAACCCGATCTTACAGGAAGAGTTTTTTGGTCCGCTTGGAATGGTAATGGTGGCAAAAAATGACGAAGAAGCCTTACAAATGGCCAATGATATTCCTTTCGGGCTTTCTAATTCTGTCTGGACAAAAGATATAAACCGACAGTTATTTTTCGTCGAAAACCTTGAATCGGGAACGGTGAGTGTTAATAAAATGACAAGCTCAGATCCGCGTTTTCCATTTGGAGGAACCAAAACTTCCGGCTATGGAACGGAACTTTCTTTATTAGCTTTAAAAGAATTTGTGACAGCAAAAATGATTGTCGGAAATTAA
- the pyk gene encoding pyruvate kinase, protein MNKYLKKTKIIATLGPASSSKEVMLGLMKAGVDIFRINFSHADYDLVRKNIEIIRELNKEYGFSVGILGDLQGPKLRVGVVKEGSYLNPGDVLTFTNEKIEGDSTKVYMTYQQFPQDVQVGERILIDDGKLVLEVIETNEKDTVKAKTIQGGPLSSKKGVNLPNTNVSLPALTEKDIQDANFMLDQEVDWVALSFVRHAQDIIDLKELIAKHPNGKFKTPIIAKIEKPEGVKNIDEILLECDGLMVARGDLGVEVPMEEVPAIQKTLVEKARFYSKPVIIATQMMETMINSLTPTRAEVNDVANSVLDGADAVMLSGETSVGRYPVQVVENMAKIVKNIEMTHFYQHKNEPIEKDYNCIDDRFITNRVCLAAVRIAKTTNVAAIVTLTHSGYTAFQLAAHRPNSHIIVYSGNKRVITMLNLLWGVHAYYYDMKKPTDETIIQVNMLTHNYGYIEGGDFVININATPSYEGGKTNTLRLTTV, encoded by the coding sequence ATGAATAAGTATTTAAAGAAGACAAAAATTATCGCGACACTTGGGCCGGCTTCATCGTCGAAGGAAGTTATGTTAGGATTGATGAAAGCAGGTGTTGACATTTTCAGAATAAATTTCTCACATGCGGATTACGACTTGGTTCGAAAAAATATTGAAATAATAAGAGAACTCAACAAAGAATACGGTTTCTCAGTAGGTATTTTAGGAGACTTACAAGGTCCTAAGCTGAGAGTAGGTGTTGTAAAGGAAGGCTCTTATCTAAACCCGGGTGACGTTCTTACTTTTACCAATGAAAAAATAGAAGGAGACTCTACGAAAGTTTATATGACGTATCAACAGTTTCCACAGGATGTACAAGTAGGGGAAAGAATCCTTATTGATGATGGTAAACTGGTTTTGGAGGTGATCGAAACTAACGAAAAAGATACCGTAAAAGCAAAAACAATTCAAGGGGGGCCGCTAAGTTCTAAGAAAGGTGTAAACCTTCCGAATACCAACGTTTCTCTTCCTGCTTTAACGGAAAAAGATATTCAGGATGCCAACTTCATGCTAGATCAGGAGGTTGACTGGGTTGCGCTTTCATTCGTTCGTCATGCTCAGGACATTATTGATTTAAAAGAATTAATTGCAAAACATCCGAATGGTAAATTCAAAACTCCGATTATCGCGAAGATTGAAAAGCCTGAAGGAGTAAAAAATATCGACGAAATTCTATTGGAATGCGACGGATTGATGGTTGCCCGTGGTGACCTTGGTGTTGAAGTTCCGATGGAAGAAGTTCCTGCCATCCAAAAAACTTTGGTAGAAAAGGCAAGATTTTATTCTAAGCCGGTAATCATCGCTACACAGATGATGGAAACAATGATCAACAGCTTGACGCCGACAAGAGCGGAAGTAAATGACGTTGCCAACTCTGTATTGGATGGTGCTGATGCGGTAATGCTTTCCGGAGAAACTTCTGTAGGAAGATATCCGGTACAGGTAGTGGAAAATATGGCGAAAATTGTGAAAAATATCGAGATGACCCATTTTTACCAACACAAAAATGAGCCGATCGAGAAAGATTACAACTGTATCGACGACAGGTTCATTACAAACAGAGTATGTCTTGCAGCGGTAAGGATTGCAAAAACGACCAATGTAGCAGCTATCGTTACTTTGACGCATTCTGGTTACACCGCTTTCCAATTGGCAGCTCACAGACCAAATTCACATATCATCGTATACAGCGGAAACAAAAGGGTAATCACGATGCTGAATCTTCTTTGGGGCGTTCACGCTTATTATTATGACATGAAAAAACCTACTGACGAGACAATCATCCAGGTAAATATGTTGACGCACAATTATGGATATATCGAAGGTGGAGATTTTGTAATCAACATCAATGCGACTCCGTCTTATGAAGGAGGTAAAACAAACACATTGAGATTAACAACAGTTTAA
- a CDS encoding IPExxxVDY family protein, with translation MEIQKLYDLDDIEFEDIAIGLVRLAKNIPDHEFFFNVNQKNDLTFKRIDDLIFHGAYYDYFFPRFEAYHKFTKTCFTFISNKSSESKQKKIQTELFSEEENIKFLLNNQVDVQYILHSSEQFPDFSVILLPENLVFPIQDYTLSSDEELYQIIQYYE, from the coding sequence TTGGAAATCCAAAAACTTTATGATCTTGATGATATAGAATTTGAAGATATTGCCATAGGCTTGGTAAGATTAGCAAAAAATATACCCGATCACGAGTTTTTTTTCAATGTCAACCAAAAAAACGACCTGACGTTTAAAAGGATTGACGATCTCATCTTTCACGGTGCGTATTATGATTATTTTTTTCCAAGATTTGAGGCTTATCACAAGTTTACAAAGACTTGTTTTACTTTCATTTCAAACAAATCCTCAGAAAGTAAACAAAAAAAAATACAAACAGAACTCTTCTCAGAAGAAGAAAACATTAAATTTTTATTAAATAATCAGGTAGATGTGCAATATATTTTGCATAGTTCGGAACAGTTTCCTGATTTTTCCGTAATTTTGCTCCCTGAAAATCTTGTATTTCCAATTCAAGATTACACATTAAGTTCTGATGAAGAACTTTATCAAATTATCCAGTATTATGAATAA
- the rnc gene encoding ribonuclease III, protein MELQKYFSKFLLKNRKRKLTERDYFLSTELSRMLGTEVQNVALYREAFSLKNSSKNQDSNYERLEFLGDSVLGTIISCHLFQTYPQANEGYLTQMKSKIVNRKNLNKLGEDLKLTDLLQKSGSVALGENISGNLFEALIGAVYLDFQYDACKKIILERLLTPTEINKLENKIVSYKGLLLEWSQKKKLNIKYETCEEIQVNKSIVFRCHVWLGEERIANATETSKKKAEEKAAQRAFYILNKKENILGNPKTL, encoded by the coding sequence ATGGAGTTACAGAAATACTTTTCTAAATTCCTTCTCAAAAACAGAAAAAGAAAATTAACCGAAAGAGATTACTTTCTCAGCACCGAACTCAGCAGAATGTTAGGTACTGAGGTACAAAATGTTGCTCTTTATCGTGAAGCTTTTTCATTGAAAAACTCTTCTAAAAATCAAGACAGTAATTACGAGAGACTTGAGTTTTTGGGAGATTCTGTTTTGGGTACAATTATTTCTTGTCATTTGTTCCAGACTTATCCTCAGGCTAATGAAGGATACCTGACACAGATGAAATCTAAGATTGTTAATAGGAAAAATCTTAATAAATTAGGGGAAGACTTAAAACTGACAGATCTTTTGCAAAAATCAGGTTCTGTGGCTTTAGGTGAGAATATCTCCGGGAATTTATTTGAGGCACTTATCGGTGCGGTTTATCTGGATTTCCAATATGATGCCTGTAAAAAGATCATTTTGGAAAGACTTCTTACGCCCACTGAGATTAACAAGCTTGAAAATAAAATTGTAAGCTACAAAGGTCTTCTGCTCGAATGGAGCCAGAAGAAAAAGCTAAATATAAAGTACGAAACTTGCGAAGAAATACAGGTAAACAAATCGATTGTTTTCCGGTGTCATGTCTGGCTCGGAGAAGAAAGAATCGCCAATGCTACAGAAACTTCCAAGAAAAAGGCAGAAGAAAAAGCCGCACAGAGAGCATTTTATATTTTAAATAAAAAAGAAAATATACTTGGAAATCCAAAAACTTTATGA
- the fabF gene encoding beta-ketoacyl-ACP synthase II → MELKRVVVTGFGAITPIGNNAKEYWENLVKGESGAAPITLFDATNFKTKFACEVKNFDPLQHFDKKEAKKMDRNTQLGLVAAREAVTHSRIIEDSVDKNRVGVIWGSGIGGLETFETEVLGWANTDIPRFNPFFIPKMIADITPGHISIEYGFHGPNYTTVSACASSANALIDSKMLIQLGKADVIVCGGSEAAVTASGVGGFNAMMALSTRNDDPKTASRPFDKDRDGFVLGEGAGCIVLEEYEHAVKRGATIYAELKGGGLSADAHHMTAPHPEGLGAYLVMKNCLEDAGLTADEVDHINMHGTSTPLGDIAESNAISKLLGEHAYDIQINSTKSMTGHLLGAAGVIEAIAALGTIIHGIVPPTINHFTDDENIDSRLNFTFNEAVKKDVKVAMSNTFGFGGHNACVLFTKI, encoded by the coding sequence ATGGAATTAAAAAGAGTAGTTGTAACCGGTTTTGGAGCAATAACACCGATTGGAAATAATGCAAAAGAATACTGGGAAAATCTTGTGAAAGGTGAGAGCGGTGCAGCTCCGATTACTCTTTTTGATGCCACAAACTTCAAAACAAAATTCGCTTGCGAAGTGAAGAATTTCGATCCGTTGCAGCATTTCGATAAGAAAGAAGCAAAAAAAATGGATAGAAATACACAGCTTGGGCTTGTAGCTGCAAGAGAAGCAGTGACACACTCAAGAATTATCGAAGACAGCGTAGACAAAAACAGAGTCGGAGTAATCTGGGGATCAGGAATCGGAGGTTTAGAGACTTTCGAAACTGAAGTTTTAGGATGGGCCAATACAGACATTCCTAGATTCAATCCTTTCTTTATTCCGAAAATGATTGCGGACATCACGCCGGGGCATATCTCTATCGAGTATGGTTTCCACGGTCCGAATTATACTACTGTTTCTGCATGTGCTTCTTCTGCAAATGCTTTAATTGATTCCAAAATGCTGATCCAGCTAGGAAAAGCAGACGTGATTGTGTGTGGAGGCTCTGAAGCAGCCGTTACAGCAAGTGGTGTCGGTGGATTCAATGCAATGATGGCACTTTCTACAAGAAATGACGATCCTAAAACAGCTTCAAGACCTTTCGACAAAGACAGAGATGGTTTTGTATTGGGCGAAGGAGCAGGATGTATCGTTCTTGAAGAATATGAGCACGCGGTAAAACGTGGTGCTACAATCTATGCAGAATTAAAAGGCGGCGGTCTGAGTGCAGATGCACATCACATGACTGCACCGCATCCTGAAGGATTAGGAGCTTATCTGGTAATGAAAAATTGTCTGGAAGATGCAGGATTAACTGCTGATGAAGTAGATCACATCAATATGCATGGTACATCTACTCCATTAGGAGATATTGCAGAATCCAATGCGATTTCAAAATTATTAGGAGAGCACGCTTACGACATTCAGATTAATTCTACTAAGTCAATGACTGGCCACCTTCTGGGTGCTGCAGGTGTTATTGAAGCTATTGCTGCGTTGGGAACTATTATTCATGGTATTGTTCCTCCTACCATCAACCATTTTACTGATGATGAAAATATCGACAGCAGATTGAATTTTACATTCAACGAAGCTGTGAAGAAAGATGTAAAAGTAGCCATGAGTAATACTTTTGGGTTTGGTGGGCATAACGCTTGCGTTCTATTTACGAAAATCTAA
- a CDS encoding acyl carrier protein: MSDIASRVKAIIADKLDVEETEVTPEASFTNDLGADSLDTVELIMEFEKEFNIQIPDDQAEKITTVGHAIAYIEEVVNK; encoded by the coding sequence ATGTCAGACATTGCATCAAGAGTAAAAGCTATCATCGCTGATAAGCTTGACGTTGAAGAAACAGAAGTAACTCCTGAAGCTAGCTTCACTAACGATTTAGGAGCTGATTCATTGGATACAGTTGAATTGATCATGGAGTTTGAAAAAGAATTCAACATTCAAATCCCTGATGATCAGGCTGAAAAAATTACTACTGTAGGACACGCTATCGCTTATATCGAGGAAGTAGTAAATAAATAA